TCCACGACGTTTGCAAGGGCTTCATCAATCACGGTTAGAAGCCGCGCTCCGCCTCTCCACTCGGTGAGCTTCTGCCAAGATGCACCGCCGATGTTTCCAGCGGCATCAACGAATGCCTTATGGGTCACCACGAGCACGTCGGATGCGTAGGCTTGATCAGCAGTAGCGGTGCTCTCGGAATGCCGGGCGCAGGCAACCGTCCGCGCGCACAGCTCGTTCACACGGGAGGCTAAGGCGTTAGCCTGATCAATAAGCCGGGTGACGATGAGGACGCCAACGGGCCTTGCAAACCCTTTGAGAGCTTCATTGCGCTCTGCCTGCAAGGCGGCATAGAGGCACGCCCCTTCAGTCTTTCCAGACCCTGTAGGCGGCTGGAGCACCTTCCACTGTGTTTTGTGCCCGATGCTAGCTTCTGTGATGGCACGACTGAAGGTCACTGCCATCGTCTCCCAAAGAGAGCTTAAGGCTGGCGATGAAGGCATGTCTAAATTGTTGGTCCAATGATTGGACATTGCTGATACGAACAGCGGCGGCGGCACGAGCGCACATGCTCCGCGCGAACCAATATAGGGTTCCACTTAAGTGTTGACCTCGGATTTGTGTGTAGGGATTGGCAGCTCCGTCAGGGCTGCAAGCTGGCAGAGGTTGGACTTATTCCCCCTAGGCTTCTTATTGTTTCCTATAGAGCTTCGAGGGGGGAAATAGAGGCCATGACCGGGTGCATCATCACCCCTTTGGAGGAGTCTTCAAAGTCTCAGGAGAGGCAAGAGGCCGAAGACTCCCCCATAAGCTACAGCGACTGGAGCGCTCTTAAAGGACCACTGAGGCCCTTAGCGAACGTCACTGACCGACACCTTGGCCTCACAATTGGTGCCAACAACAGGGGTGCCTTTACGGTCCTGAGTGTAGCCTCCCGGGAGGCTGAGCCTTCTGTAGAGCCGGGCCGTCCCGAAGCCCCTCTAGTTGGTAACTCAACCTAGCCGAACGATCCAATTGACCGTCCTGGACGGTTGGACGTTGTTGTGAGCATTGCCACCACCATTGAAGCGAGTGGTGATGTTGACCGAACCGCTTACATTCACCGGCACCGGCCCGTAGGCGGTTACTGCCGAACCGTTATAAGGACCATACTGATCGCTCGTACCTGAGTATCCATAGACGACGTTCGACGTGGAACCAGAGAGACTGATGAGGTTGGTACCAGACGATTCCAGGTTCGGTAGGTGCCCTGTCGTAAGCGTGACAGCGTCTGCTCCGATCAGTGCATGAAGGGCAGTCTTGAGGGCTCCAGCGATGCTCGAAAGCACCCCAGGGACCAAACCACCGCCCATGCCACTCTTGCCAACCGGAACGACCTCCTGGAGGTTCGGGAGGCCCATGGAAGTCACGCCGTTGCCGCCGAAGCGACTACCCCACCGCGCGAGCAAGATCGGACAGCGCGTAGCGGCGTCGGTGATCACCTGACCGTTTGCCCAAGCCCAAAGGCCATCCTCGGGAAGCGTGTCATCCCACCAGATCACCGTGGAGCCTGGAGGACAGACACCAGGGCCTTTGATCTCTGCAGTGGCCTGAATGCCTCCAGAGACCTTGAAGAAGTTGACACCCGCCGTGCGCTGGAAGGTCGCTGCGATGGTGCCAGCGAGCACCACGTCAATGTCGCCGGCTACAGTGTTCCTGAAGCCATCGGTCGGGTTGACGTTGAAGTACGTTCCAGCGCCAGAGAGCAGCGGGGCACCACCAGTCACCCAAGAGCCGACCGTGGAGAGGTCAGTGTGGGATGCGGTGACCGCTCCAGCGATCTGCGGGAAGGAGTTCTTCAGGGCAAGCTTGGTGCCCCGGATATGGTCGTCGCCATTGACCAGACCGTCGTTCACGTCCGGGTTGGTCGTTACGAGGCTGTCAAGGTATTGGAAAGTCTCTACGGGCACTTAACGGGCCTCTTTCGGCATATAGGTGTAGTGGACAATGATCATCGTGTCTCTAGGCGTTGGCATGAGGTTCATGGGCCGCTGACTGAAGACTGAGCGGCAGGAATGTGAAGTGCGCAGGATCGGCGCCGTTGATGAACTCGAAAGCGTGGCGATACGCTGCTGGGGTCTCTCGAAACGCCACGCGAGAAGCTTTCTTGCTGAGTTGCCGAGCAACGTAGTTGAGTTGTTCGGGCAACCATCCCGCTTCGAGGGCTGCTTTTAGGCGGTCGCAGTCGAGCACAGAACGGCAAGCAGCACGGGCCGCCTTGAACTCAGGGGGCACAGAGGGCCTTGTGGCCTTGGTCGCCTTCATGGCGCTGCGAGCCTCTAGCTCGGCCTGCCGCTCGTGGAGGGCGGCGTAGTCAGCGGCTCGTTCCTCGGGGCTGTAGTAGCGGCGCTTTGATGCGTCCTGGATTGCCAGTCTATACTTGAGGTCGCCGCGCCCCTTGTATTGCCGCGCAGCAGCTTCGATGGCATGGGCGGGCCATTGGTTGCGGATAGCCTCGCCAAGCATCAGCCTTTCCGGAAAATTGCGACACACGGAACGGAGAAACGCGAACGCCTCCCGTGCGCCGGGTTGTGGTGTAGTCATGTCGTTAGGTGATCTTACCTATCTATGCGGGATGCGTGCAGACCAACCGACCTTCGACCTCGTTCTTTGAGGAACCTCCGGGCGAAGTAGTCGTGCAGGACGGCAGAGTTAAGGATTGCGATGAGGTCTCTAGCCTTCAACGCAACAAGTGGCTTGCCGAACTGCCAGCGGGCAAAGTCAGCAAGCCGCTCCTCAGGCCATCCGGCTTCTAGGACGGTGAGGAGCTTGCGGCGCTCTACAGGTGTGCTGCAGGTCTCGTAGAGAGCGCCGAAGAATTGGTGGGGTTTAATGTTGGACTACCTCCGTGGAGGATGCAGGCCGCCTTCTGGGCATAGGTGGTCTCACAATGACCGAAACCCATTGATTCAAAAGGCAATTATTGCTTTTGGCGTCGTCCCGCATATATACGAGACAAAACAGCCTTTGAGGGCTTAATGACGGAAGACGATTGCAGAGCAGTGTTGGAGCGCATCCGGTGGCCTAACGGTCCCGAATGTCCTCATTGCGGGGTCGGCAGTCCTTCGGTCGTGGCCATAGCGGGCAAATCGCACCGGCCGGGCCTGTATCTGTGCTCAGCTTGCCGACGCCAGTTCACTGTTACCGTTGGGACTCCACTGGAGGGCACGAAGCTTCCTCTCAAACTCTGGATTGGTGCTGCGCATCTGCTCAATTCACATCAGCCTATTGCGGTGAGGGAGATCGAGCGCGCCTTGGGCGTCACCTACAAGACTGCTTGGAAGGTCGTGCAGAGACTTTTGGCGGGCGTTAAGAACTATGAGGGACCACTTCGAGTGTTTGGCGAGCCCGTGAGGGCGCACCTAAGGCCGCTTCGTCCTGATGATCGCAATACGCTTCCCGCATGGAGGCGCGTGCAAAGGAAGATGATGCGGGGAAACTACCGAGCGCCTAGGGTGCCAACTGCTTTGGGGGCGCTTCCGGCGCAGTTTTTTCCGTTGGCTACTCGCGCGCACCTTGAACGTACTGAATGCTTCATTTGTTGGATTATCGGAGTAGGAAAGGATGAGGCAGCAGATAGTGGACGACATTAGGAAGCTGGCCAAAGCGAATGATGGAAAGCCTCCAGGGGTTGTTGCCTTTGAGCGCGCTACAGGAGTTCGTGAAGCCGCATGGCGCGGTGTCTATTGGGCTCGCTGGAGCGACGCACTTTCTGAAGCTGGCTTTAAGCCGAATGAGTGGCAGGGCAAGCTGGATGCGGATTACGTCTTTCAGAAATTCATTGAGGCGTGCAGATATTACAGGCACATACCAACCGGCAGCGAGCTACAGATATTCTCTCGCGGGCGGGACGGATTCCCTGCTGCGAAGTCGTTCTACAAGCGTTTCGGCAGCAAAGACGCTTTCTTGGACAAATGTCGCTCCTGGCTCTTAGGGCAAGACAGCGTCGCTGACGTGTTAGCGCTCTTCAGCGGCAATAGCCCCATAGTCCAGACGGGGGCTTCACGAGAGGGACTAGTATATCTGATAAAATCAGGCGCATACTACAAAGTCGGCCGAAGCGACCAACTTGAAAGACGAGTGAAGGAGATTCGCATCGCTCTTCCTGAAGCTGCTGTGCTGGTACACTCCATCAGAACTGATGATCCATCCGGCATTGAAGCGTATTGGCATCGACGCTTCAGCGAGAAGAGAGCTAATGGCGAGTGGTTCAAGCTTAGCAACGCCGACGTCGCTGCATTCAAGCGCCGAAAGTTCCAGTAGGCCCTAAGCCGAGATTCGTCGGCTCAGAGGGACCCATGCTCCACACGCCGATTTCGTCAAACAACAACGGCGGCTTTAGACCCCGATTTTGAAATCCATTTGGGAAGAAATGTGCCAAATCAGGGAGCAGGGAGGGACCCTTACGCGCACTCCCCGAGCCCTCGCCCGGCCGCAGTGATCGCCTATCCTGACTGCTCCGTGCTAAGCGCCTAGAGGCGTGACCAATGGCCGTGTGGGTTGAGATTTGAGGGATCGGCTCCGGGCATTGGCTCAGTTGGTACTGAGGCGGCCTCTTGTGTATAGGTAGTCTCAAAAATCCGTAACCCACTGCGCCAAAAGGCGAACAACGGCTTTCAAGGCCGCAAAGCGGTCCAGCGCTCAAGTGAACCAGGCTGCCCCTCCGAATGCCAGTATGCTGCCAACGATCATGGGGCGGCTTTGGATCACAGCCGAAGCAATCAAGGCGAGCGCAGCAACTTGGATTAGCATGGTGGTGTTCTCCTCTCGAATAGCCCTAGGCGGCCTTGGGAAGGCGATT
The DNA window shown above is from Rhodopseudomonas palustris HaA2 and carries:
- a CDS encoding phage tail protein, translated to MNDGLVNGDDHIRGTKLALKNSFPQIAGAVTASHTDLSTVGSWVTGGAPLLSGAGTYFNVNPTDGFRNTVAGDIDVVLAGTIAATFQRTAGVNFFKVSGGIQATAEIKGPGVCPPGSTVIWWDDTLPEDGLWAWANGQVITDAATRCPILLARWGSRFGGNGVTSMGLPNLQEVVPVGKSGMGGGLVPGVLSSIAGALKTALHALIGADAVTLTTGHLPNLESSGTNLISLSGSTSNVVYGYSGTSDQYGPYNGSAVTAYGPVPVNVSGSVNITTRFNGGGNAHNNVQPSRTVNWIVRLG
- a CDS encoding transposase; the encoded protein is MTEDDCRAVLERIRWPNGPECPHCGVGSPSVVAIAGKSHRPGLYLCSACRRQFTVTVGTPLEGTKLPLKLWIGAAHLLNSHQPIAVREIERALGVTYKTAWKVVQRLLAGVKNYEGPLRVFGEPVRAHLRPLRPDDRNTLPAWRRVQRKMMRGNYRAPRVPTALGALPAQFFPLATRAHLERTECFICWIIGVGKDEAADSGRH
- a CDS encoding GIY-YIG nuclease family protein; amino-acid sequence: MRQQIVDDIRKLAKANDGKPPGVVAFERATGVREAAWRGVYWARWSDALSEAGFKPNEWQGKLDADYVFQKFIEACRYYRHIPTGSELQIFSRGRDGFPAAKSFYKRFGSKDAFLDKCRSWLLGQDSVADVLALFSGNSPIVQTGASREGLVYLIKSGAYYKVGRSDQLERRVKEIRIALPEAAVLVHSIRTDDPSGIEAYWHRRFSEKRANGEWFKLSNADVAAFKRRKFQ